The window CGGCAACACCATTCCCGCGTGCGCGGTGAGCGTGCCGGTCGCCCGGCTGCTGATCGTCACCACGACCGACGTGGCCACCATCACGCCGGGAGGCGTGATCAGGGTCGACGCCACCTTCACCAACACCGGCCAGGTGCCCTACACCGGGATCAGGGTCAGCGCCGACTTCTCCGACTTCATCGACGACGTCCTCCCCACCGGTGACCAGACAGCCTCCTCCGGCACCCTCATCGCCGGCTCCGGCGGCGCGGTCTGGACCGGCGACATCCCGGTAGGGGAGACGATCACGCTGACCGGCACCGCCACCGTGCTCGATCCGGACCCGGGCAACCACGTGATCAGGGGTAGCTGGTCGTCGGCCGCGCCGGGCAACAACTGCCCGGCGGGAGGCAGCGACCCGCGTTGTGCGTTCAGCGTGGCCGTGCTCATACCGGGGCTCGGCATCACCAAGACTGCGGACAGTGCGACCGCCGTACCGGGCGCGGCTGTCGGCTACACCCTGACGGTGACGAACACGGGTACGGCGCCGTACACCGCGATCAGCGTCACCGATCCGCTGACCAGCGTGCTGGATGACGCGACGTACAACGGCGACGCGAGCGCCAGCGCGGGTGTGGTGTCGTACGCGGCACCGACGCTGACCTGGACCGGCGACGTCCCGGTCGGTGGGGCCGTGACCATCGCCTACTCGGTCACCGTGCGGTCGCCCGATCCCGGCAACAAGATCATGGTGAACACCGTCAACTCCACCGCCGCCGGCAGCTCCTGTTCCGCGGCCGGCCAGGCGGCCGGTTGCACCGCGACCGTCCTGGTGCTCACACCCGCGCTGACCACGGTGAAGTCCGTCAACGCCGTGGCGGCCACGCCGGGCAACACCCTGACCTACACCGTGTCGATCACCAACTCGGGGCAGATCGCCTACACCGCCATCAGCGTGGTCGACGACCTGACCGACGTGCTCGACGACGCGGTCTACAACGGCGACGCGGGCGCCACCGGCGGTTCGATGTCATACGCGGCACCGGTGCTGACCTGGACCGGCGACCTGGCCGTCGGGGTCACCGTCACCGTCACCTACACGGTGACGATCGACAACCCCGATCCCGGCGACCAGAGCATGGTCAACTCGATCAGCTCGGGCGCGCCCGGAGCCAACTGCCCAGCGCTCGCGACCGACGCCCGGTGCACGGTCACCGTCGCGGTGGTCCCGTCGACCGAACTCAGCTTCATCAAGACCGCCGACGTGACCTCCACGACCGCCGGATCGGTGGTGACGTACACGATCGTCGTCGCGAACTCGGGCGCGTCGCCCTACCTTGGCGCCGACTTCACCGATTCGCTGACCGACGTGCTCGACAACGCCGACTACAACAACGACGCGGTGGCGACGGGGAGCGGGACCGTCGACTACGACGAACCAGTGCTCTCCTGGAACGGCGACGTGCCGGCGAACGGGTCCATCACCGTCACCTACTCCGTGACGGTGCTCGCCCCCGGCGGCGACAACAGCATGAGCAACACCCTGGTCTCGGCCGCGGAGGTCAGCAACTGCACCGAGGGCAGCGTCGACCCCCGGTGTACGACGGTGGTGACGGTCTCGGAGTTGACCATCGTGAACACCGCCGACGTGGCCACCACCACGCTGGGTGGCACGGTCACCTTCACCGGGGTCATCAGCAACACCGGTGGCACCCCGTTCTTCGGCGTCACCGTCTCGTTCGACCGTGCGGACCTGCTCGACGACGCCATCCTCACCAGTGACGCGGTCTCCTCGGGAACCCTCGTGGTCACGCCGACCACGCTGGAATGGACCGGCGACATTCCGGTGGGCGACGAGGTCACGATCGAGAGAAACTTCCTGGTACGGAATCCCGATCCGGGCGACAAGGTCATGACGAGCGTGGTCAGGTCGGCGATCCCGGGCAACAACTGCCCGTCCGACGGGACCGACCCACGGTGCACGGCCAGCGTGGCGGTACTGCTCCCCGGCCTGAGCATCGCCAAGACGGCCAACGTGCCCGTCACCACCCCCGGTGGGACGGTCGGTTACACCATCAGGATCACCAACACCGGCACCGCCCCCTACTTCGGTGCGGTGGTCACCGACAACATGACCGGTGCACTCGACGACGCCACCTACGGCGGCGCGACCACCGACACGGGAAGCCTCTCGTACGTCGCACCGACGTTGACCTGGACCGGGGACCTGCCGGTGGGTGCGATCGCCGTCATCACGTACTCGATGACGGTGAACAATCCGGACCTGGGCGACAAGGTCATGGTGAACGTGGCGTCGTCCACCGAGGTCGGTAGCGACTGCCTTCCGGCGAGCGCCAACCCCGCCTGCACGGTGCTGCGCGCCGTGCTCACGCCCGCCCTGACCATCACCACCGCCGCCGGCACGGCCAGTACGACACCCGGTGCCGTGGTCGGCTACACCACCACCATCGCCAACACCGGCCAGACCGCCCAGTCCGGCGTCACGGTGACCAACGCGCTGGCCGGAGTGCTGGACGACGCGTCGTACAACGGCGACGTCGTGGCGTCGGCCGGCACCGCCGTCTTCACCAGCCCGAACCTGGTCTGGTCCGGCACCCTCGCCCCGGGCGCGACCGCGACCGTCACCTACTCCGTCACGGTCGCCGTCCCGGATGCCGGCAACCGCATACTGACCGGCACGGTCACCTCCGCGGCGGTCGGCAGCACCTGCCCGGCGGGCAACACCAACCCCGCCTGTACGAGCACGGTGACGGTTTCCGTCCTGACCATCGTGAACAGCCCGGGGGCTCCCACCGCCGTTCCGGGCGGAACGGTCGTGTTCACCACGACGGTGACCAACACCGGGCAGACGCCGTACACCGGGATCAGCCTCACCACCGACTTCGCCGGCTCGGTCGACGACGCGTCGTACAACGGTGACGCCGCCGCTTCGACCGGCACCATCGCCCTGGTGCCGCCCACGTCGATCCGGTGGACCGGCGACCTCGCCCCCGGTGCGAGCGCCACCATCACCCGCTCGTTCACCGTGCACGACCCCGATCCGGGCAACCGGAGCATGACCTCGGTGGTCACCTCGACCGCGCCCGGCAACAACTGCCCGTCGGATGGCACCGACCCGGCCTGCACCGCCACGGTCACGATCCTGGTCCCGGCCCTGAGCGTGCTGAAGACCGCGAGCAGCGCCACCACCGTCCCCGGCGGGATCGTCGGCTACACGATCACGGTCACCAACACCGGTGAGACGCCGTACCCGGCCGCGACGATCAGCGACAGCCTGGCCGGGCTGCTCGACGATGCGAGCTACAACACCGACGCCACCGCCAGCGTCGGTACCGTCGCCTACACCGCCCCGAACATCACCTGGACGGGGGCGCTGGCGATCGCCGGGACCGCGACGATCACGTACACCGTCACCGCCGACGATCCGCAGACCGGCGGCCGGATCCTCACCAACACCGTCAGCTCCACCAGCTCGGGCAGCAACTGCCCGCCCGGTGGAACCGATCCGGCCTGTGCCGTGACCGTCCAGGTGCTGCTGCCGGCCCTGAGCATCGCGAAACACGCGAGCGCCGGCACCACCACGCCGGGCGCCACGGTCGGCTACACCATCACCGTCACCAACAGCGGGCAGACCCCGTACACCGGGGCCACCCTGGCCGACGACCTCGCCGGTGTGCTCGACGACGCCGTCTACCAGGGCGACGCCGCCGCTTCGGGCGGGGCGGTCTCGTACGACGAACCGGTGTTGACCTGGATCGGTGATCTCGCCGTGGGCGCCGCCGTCGTGGTGAGTTACTCGGTCGTGGTGCGCACCCCGGCCACCGGTGACCGGAGCATGGGCAACGCGGTCACCTCCACCACCGTCGGCAGCAACTGCCCGGCCGGCGGCACCGACCCGGCCTGCGCCGCGACCGTCGCGGTGCTCATCCCGGCGCTCGCGATCACCAACGTCGCCGACGTCGCCACCGCGACCCCCGGTGGCGTCATCCGGTTCACCGCCACCTTCACCAACGTCGGTCCGACCGCCTACACCGGCATCAGGATCGTGACCAACGCGTCGAACGTCTTCGACGACGCGCGACCCAACGGCGACCAGGTCGCCAGTTCCGGCACCCTCACCGTGGTCGGCGCCGCCGTGACCTGGATCGGCGACATCCCGATCGACGGCGTCGTGGTCGTCACCGGGACCGTCACCGTCAACAGTCCGGACACCGGCAACCGGACCATCGCCAGCACCATCACCACCGACGCGCCGGGCACCAACTGCCCGACCGCCGCACCGGGGCCCGGCTGCACCGTCACCGTGTCCGTCCTCCTGCCCGGCCTGGCGATCCAGAAGACCGCCGACAACCCCACGACCACACCGGGCGGGACCGTCACGTACACGATCTCCGCCACGAACACCGGTGAGACCGCGTACCTCGGCACCACGATCACCGACTCGCTCGCCGGTCTGGTGGCCGACGCCGCGTACAACGGCGACGCGGTCGCCTCCAGCGGGGCGCTGTCGTACAACGCCCCGGTCCTGACCTGGACCGGCGACATACCGATCGGCACCGCCGTCACCATCACCTACACCGTGACGGTCGGTGGTTCCCAGACCAGCGGGCGGATCCTCACCAACACCGTCACCTCCGCCGCGCAGGCCAACAACTGCCCGACCGGCAGTCTCGCCCTGGCCTGTACCGCCAACGTCGCGATCCTGATTCCCGGCCTGAGCATCACCAAGGCGGCGGACACCGCGACCGTCACCGCCGGTGGCACGGTCACCTACACGATCAGGGTGACCAACACCGGGCAGTCGCCGTACGTGGGCGCGACGTTCGCCGACCCGCTCACCGGGGTGCTCGACGACGCCGACTACAACTCCGACGCCGCGACCACACTCGGCGAGGTCTCCTACGACGAGCCGGTGCTGAGCTGGTCGGGGGACCTACCGGTGGGCGGCGCGGCCCTGATCACCTACTCGGTCACCGTGAACTTCCCGGACGACGGCGACGAGATCCTGGTCAACACCGTCACCTCCGACACCCCCGGCGCCAACTGCCCGGGTGGTCCGGCCTGCACGGCGACGGTTGCCGTTCTCGTCCCGGCGCTGACCATCACCAAGACCGCCGCCAGCAGTACGGTGGTCGCCGGTGGGACGCTCCAGTACACCGTGCTGATCACCAACAGCGGGGAGTCGCCCTACCGCGGCGCGACGGTCACCGACTCCCTCGTCGGAGTGCTCGACGACGCCGGCTACGGCAACGACGCCACCGCCACCACCGGCGCGCTCACGTACACCACCGCGGCACTGTCCTGGACCGGTGACCTGCCGGTCGGTGCCACCGCCGCGATCACGTACACCGTGCTGGTCAACCAGCCGACGACCGGCGACGGGCAACTCGTCAACACCGTCACCTCCACCACCCTCGGCAACAACTGTCCGGAGGACGGGACCGACCCCCTGTGTGTCACCGACACCACCGTGGTGGAGCAGAGCATCACCCTCACCGACCTGCCCGCCACGGTCGCCATCGCGGGCCTCTCCGGCGACGTCGCGAGGAAGGACGACGCGGTCAGCATGACGGTCATCACGAACAGTCCCACCGGCTACCTGGTGACGGTCCAGGCCCTGGCGCCCGAGCTCACGCCGGCGCTTCCCGCCAACCCGGACACCATCCCGATCGAAAACCTCCGGGTACGCGAGAACGGCGCCGGGCCCTTTCTACCGCTGTCCGACGAGACCGCGCTCGTCCTGTACCGACAGTCGACACCATCGGCCCCCGGCGGGGACGCGATCAGCAACGACTACGAGGTTCTCATCCCGGAGGTCGTGGCCGATGAGTACTCCGTGACGTTGGAGTACATAGCGATCACCCAGTAGGAAGCAGCTAGGAGCATCATGTCCAACCTCCCCGCCCTTGCCGTAGCCGCCGTGGTGTCGATGATCACGATGTCGGTGGCCGTGCCGGCCGCACCTCGGACGGGCGTGGCCCCGACGCCGACGGTCGACGCGGAGCAGCCGTTGCTGAGCATCGCGATCGACAACGGACGGACCAGTGCCGCCGCCGGCGACGAGCTGACGTACAAGATCACGATCCGCAATCTCGGTACGACGGAGGCGAAGGGACTCGAGATCTCGCAGAGCCTTCCCGCGGGTCTGACGTTCGCCGCCGCCGACAACGGTGGCACCGCCGATGCCGATCGGGTCGTCTGGCCGACCGATTTGAAGACCGGTCAGGAGGCGACGTTCACCACCGTCGCCCGGCTCGGGCAGACGCCCGACGAACTGCTCCGCCTCGCCACGGTCGCATGCGCCACCGCCGACGGGGCCGAGAAGCCGCTCGTCTGTGCGACCCACTCGGACCTGCTGCCCGCCGGTGCCGTGGCCACCCGTACCGAGGAGAAGGCCGTCACCCCCTGGATGCGGTACGGCGCAGCCGCCGCGGCACTGGCGGTTCTTGCACTGGTCACGACCGTTCTCCTGCGTCGACGTCGTCGACGGCTCCTGGCGGCACGACCCGAGGCGGGAACGGGTAGGCACCTGGCCCGCGCGAGCGTCGCGGACTGATCCGATGGCCGTTGCGACGCTGACCGGGCCGACCACCGCGCACCGTACCCGCCACCGCGAGACCGAGGTATACCGAGGTCGGTACGGCAATGGACAGCTCACCTGCCAGGACGGTGATGGTGGCGTCAACGTCCTGGGCGGCCCCCGCCCGCATCGGACACCCGAGGACCAGGAGGCAGGCGATGGCCGCCGAGAGTGGAGCCCACCTCACATTTCCACCCGACTTCCTCGTTCGGACCATTGTCGTGAATAGAGAGCATCCTGTGGTCTGTTTGGACAGTGGACAGTGCTTTCGGTCGGGACGGAAACGATGGCTCGGGTGCAGAGAGTTCGATCGACCAGGCGTTTTCCCGCGAGTTATGCGGCTAGGATGAATGGCGGTTACCACGCGACTAAGGATTCGAACGAGAAAATATGTGGATCAATCTCATTCGAGCGACGCTCCCGGTCGTGTTCGTGATGACGCCGACCGCGCCCGCGGTCGCCCGGCAGCCCGCGCAGCCGGACTTCGCGCTCAATGTGAGCCCGAGCCGGGTGCTCGTCCCGGCCGACCAGACGGCGCGACCCCGACAGTTCACCGTGACCAACCAAGGCCGTATCCCGGCTGATGTCGTGACCCGGATGGAGAGCTTCACGGCGGGGGAAGACGGCGATCTCCACTTCCGGTCGGACGCACCCCACTCGGCCGCCGGATGGGTCCGGGTCCAGCCGGAACGCTTCCGTCTGGACGGTGGGACGGCGGGACAGGTGAGCCTGCACATCGCCGTACCGGCCAACGCCGAACCCGGTGAGCACCAGGTCGCCGTGATCTTCTCGGTGTCCGCTCCGGACGGTCGTACCGGCATCGGCGTGAATCGCAGCGTGGGTGTCCCCGTGTACGTCACGGTCGCGGGGGAGGCCGTCGACCCGGTCGAGGCGACCACGGCGACCGGCGGCATCCTGCCGTTGCGGCTGATCGGACTGGTGCTGCTGCCCGTTCTGACCCTGCTGCTGGGCGGGCTGCTGGTCCGGCGTCGGCTGGTCCGGCGTCGGCTCGG of the Micromonospora sp. NBC_01796 genome contains:
- a CDS encoding DUF7927 domain-containing protein, producing MNSRRLAARRRIGAGVVAVLLATLAVVLPATVASAVGSTLFDQPFHNNSANGLGAVILPALPAGGTGTNVACLTASGNPGTGGLYSCTGTTDPLGSGKLRLTDTTINKIGGVFGAASVPTSMGLDVTFNLYQWGGGNADGMSLVLAAVDPTGGTAPATLGQVGGGLGYTSTRALNGLANGYLGIGFDVFGNYSTPTYQGTGCVDPPFISATKTAGQVVVRGPGRGTVGYCGLNSTATNSSSPVIPLRAATRAASVVPVEVVINPTASSFTTASGLVVAAGTYLVRFTPVGGAPRSLTGPLPAVAAGLYPSATWLNSSGIPRQLAFGWVGSTGSVVDNHEVDNTKVVTFTPVPDLNVSQTSYTGPTPQPGDPVNYTVVAGVDVGADETAPISVTETLPTGVVPVGAFGTGWVCAAPVGQKITCTNSNAPFANGSTLSPVSIVGIVTGTGVTPTLIQTGSTAAASSIDANPGLALTTTAGTVPATPSGITVTPATSTIAGGIPVTVGGTNIAGATAIEIGTTAEQQAGTPVTLLPCQSGPAAGCFTVNGDGTLAISSMPARTTAATVGITVVTRGVAAAASYVYTDRPGTPAAPTATAGLGSATVNWVAPASNGSPITSYIVTPIRNGVAQTPITYDASTTSRVLTGLTVGATYTFTVTAVNAIGTGLPSPASVGVVPFSLPGAPTITAASAGDSSATLTWTAPGTGGSPITSYVVTPYIGNVAQTTQTFAGAATTQTVTGLTPGTAYTFTVTATNAGGAGPPSARSAAVTPNFSPSLSNPPPPTGEVGVAYSVPLTVTAGTAPYVWSVSAGSLPPGVTLNASTGLLSGTPTAAGSFPFTVQVTDASNQSATQAFTVVIAPQPTLTFPAPPQGQVGIAYSVPFTVSGGTAPFTWSIPAGSLPPGLTLNTATGLLSGTPTLGGNYSFTVRVVDAFAQVANRTVALGITASPTLTFPPPPPGQVGVPYSDQLTVNGGTAPFTWSVSAGSLPPGLTLNTGTGLLSGTPTTVGSYPYTVQVVDAAGQQATQAVTHVIAAGPLIVSKTANVNAVASGGTVNYSITVTNTGSIAFTGVSVTDPLGGVLDDATYNADATATSGTVSFVNPTLTWTGDLAAGAAVTITYSVTVANPSAGDLRLTNTVTSGTLGTNCAAGSVDARCTASVPVAVLTIVKTADMATATPGDVVHYTVTVTNAGQATYASAGFTDALVAVLDDATYNADAVATVGAVGFTSSNLTWTGVLAVGASATITYSVTVRSPDPGDKVMTNTVTSATLGSNCPSGGSDARCTATVTVLVPGLVLTNTPSTTTTTPGSTVGYTVVISNTGQTPYTGISVTDSLAGLLGRATYNGDATATSGTLGYVSPNLTWTGNLAVGASVTITFTATVTAATTGQSVLTTVLSSTAVGNNCAAGSIDARCTATVTVLIPGLTLLKTASTPTATPGTVVAYRIEVTNTGQSAYLGATLTDSLSGVLDDASYDANAAATAGVVSYTAPTLSWTGDLAVGATAVITYSVTVSVPDLGDRTLTNRVVSPTAGANCAGDSTDPRCVAVVAVLLPGLTLTNTPSAATATPGDTVGYTITIANTGQSAYSAISVADDLTAVLDDAVYNADATASTGTVTLSGSVLTWTGSLAVGVTATVQFSVTVRAPDSGNRAMVSTLTSTAAGNNCPSGGTDPRCTASVTVLIPGLEVVKTSDVATATPGGVVSYTITVTNTGETAYVGASVTDSLANPLNDATYNGDATASTGTVSYTAPTLSWLGNLAVGASASITYSMTILNPDPGDKILSNTAVSTTPGSNCPVAGTDPRCTATVLVEVPALTITTTADVASTAPGSVVGYTVTITNSGQTAYPTLTVTNALAGVLDDAVYNNDASASAGTVGFTSPNLTWTGSLTPGASATIAYSVTVANPDTGDLVLNSRVASAAVGSSCPVGNTIPACAVSVPVARLLIVTTTDVATITPGGVIRVDATFTNTGQVPYTGIRVSADFSDFIDDVLPTGDQTASSGTLIAGSGGAVWTGDIPVGETITLTGTATVLDPDPGNHVIRGSWSSAAPGNNCPAGGSDPRCAFSVAVLIPGLGITKTADSATAVPGAAVGYTLTVTNTGTAPYTAISVTDPLTSVLDDATYNGDASASAGVVSYAAPTLTWTGDVPVGGAVTIAYSVTVRSPDPGNKIMVNTVNSTAAGSSCSAAGQAAGCTATVLVLTPALTTVKSVNAVAATPGNTLTYTVSITNSGQIAYTAISVVDDLTDVLDDAVYNGDAGATGGSMSYAAPVLTWTGDLAVGVTVTVTYTVTIDNPDPGDQSMVNSISSGAPGANCPALATDARCTVTVAVVPSTELSFIKTADVTSTTAGSVVTYTIVVANSGASPYLGADFTDSLTDVLDNADYNNDAVATGSGTVDYDEPVLSWNGDVPANGSITVTYSVTVLAPGGDNSMSNTLVSAAEVSNCTEGSVDPRCTTVVTVSELTIVNTADVATTTLGGTVTFTGVISNTGGTPFFGVTVSFDRADLLDDAILTSDAVSSGTLVVTPTTLEWTGDIPVGDEVTIERNFLVRNPDPGDKVMTSVVRSAIPGNNCPSDGTDPRCTASVAVLLPGLSIAKTANVPVTTPGGTVGYTIRITNTGTAPYFGAVVTDNMTGALDDATYGGATTDTGSLSYVAPTLTWTGDLPVGAIAVITYSMTVNNPDLGDKVMVNVASSTEVGSDCLPASANPACTVLRAVLTPALTITTAAGTASTTPGAVVGYTTTIANTGQTAQSGVTVTNALAGVLDDASYNGDVVASAGTAVFTSPNLVWSGTLAPGATATVTYSVTVAVPDAGNRILTGTVTSAAVGSTCPAGNTNPACTSTVTVSVLTIVNSPGAPTAVPGGTVVFTTTVTNTGQTPYTGISLTTDFAGSVDDASYNGDAAASTGTIALVPPTSIRWTGDLAPGASATITRSFTVHDPDPGNRSMTSVVTSTAPGNNCPSDGTDPACTATVTILVPALSVLKTASSATTVPGGIVGYTITVTNTGETPYPAATISDSLAGLLDDASYNTDATASVGTVAYTAPNITWTGALAIAGTATITYTVTADDPQTGGRILTNTVSSTSSGSNCPPGGTDPACAVTVQVLLPALSIAKHASAGTTTPGATVGYTITVTNSGQTPYTGATLADDLAGVLDDAVYQGDAAASGGAVSYDEPVLTWIGDLAVGAAVVVSYSVVVRTPATGDRSMGNAVTSTTVGSNCPAGGTDPACAATVAVLIPALAITNVADVATATPGGVIRFTATFTNVGPTAYTGIRIVTNASNVFDDARPNGDQVASSGTLTVVGAAVTWIGDIPIDGVVVVTGTVTVNSPDTGNRTIASTITTDAPGTNCPTAAPGPGCTVTVSVLLPGLAIQKTADNPTTTPGGTVTYTISATNTGETAYLGTTITDSLAGLVADAAYNGDAVASSGALSYNAPVLTWTGDIPIGTAVTITYTVTVGGSQTSGRILTNTVTSAAQANNCPTGSLALACTANVAILIPGLSITKAADTATVTAGGTVTYTIRVTNTGQSPYVGATFADPLTGVLDDADYNSDAATTLGEVSYDEPVLSWSGDLPVGGAALITYSVTVNFPDDGDEILVNTVTSDTPGANCPGGPACTATVAVLVPALTITKTAASSTVVAGGTLQYTVLITNSGESPYRGATVTDSLVGVLDDAGYGNDATATTGALTYTTAALSWTGDLPVGATAAITYTVLVNQPTTGDGQLVNTVTSTTLGNNCPEDGTDPLCVTDTTVVEQSITLTDLPATVAIAGLSGDVARKDDAVSMTVITNSPTGYLVTVQALAPELTPALPANPDTIPIENLRVRENGAGPFLPLSDETALVLYRQSTPSAPGGDAISNDYEVLIPEVVADEYSVTLEYIAITQ